Proteins found in one Thalassophryne amazonica chromosome 1, fThaAma1.1, whole genome shotgun sequence genomic segment:
- the LOC117516881 gene encoding probable ribonuclease ZC3H12C, producing MGQKDHVEAAAGHILDLGLDLEYLHIAGADWQAGGADKPPAMEEQGECSSNSSTLEPSVPVTAEENVRSSAECELAPCFGAALATSPDPIGGESGLPHGKNSHQPLCRTPCVDLGTDGPPELPSEFPPELGQDIHPASYPCKHPTEAPSCPSPSESASEDSVKEYRAKLDFALKLGYSEETVRQVLSKLGPDTLINDILGELVKLGSKTDSEQQSGSLASTSSSSSSSCGCSDVLEGQRSDSPCPSDVLCDQDNLRPVVVDGSNVAMSHGNKEVFSCQGIQLAVDWFLERGHHDITVFVPAWRKEQSRPDAPITDQEILRRLEKEKVLVFTPSRRVQGRRVVCYDDRFIVKLAYESDGIIVSNDNYRDLANEKPEWKKFIDERLLMYSFVNDKFMPPDDPLGRHGPSLDNFLRKRPVIPEQKKQPCPYGKKCTYGHKCKYYHPERGTQPQRAVADELRASAKICVTPKNQGDTGLVKSHSVPAGSIEAKKGAPKRQSDPSIRALSYSDAEEKLLAKGRVESQKSMCSSGGGSSSSSSSSCSGSVTISPAPGGPLSGMNHLQDQPSRAGTPHGHLPAPSIDLYPHCESPDLGYYTVARAYSGLSLSSQRSPDCHCPADADQRLGSMGSAGSECGSESSMSCGSNCDLHNERLGLGCHTDNFQEDGVHYANLHSRPYPPHSTSNHEFCGLYPSDYTNIQHSHLSNSGVHSYHLNVAHEPPPDTPPKRPLYPLPPHLQHQPLTARSSCPGDYYSLPQSSPHPPGSPLGRCLAPTRADSVSDSHLYEHLSTSHHHHRPKVLPSWDTYCRQPLLPPSAYQSLPDTRQLSWQAPPWAHDNYAQHHSSQPTLHQSPTRYHPPPPAHSHPPHASGTPLLPYTTHLTVPSHTSPSYLPQHPKSPAHSCYGDMREKVYVNLCNIFPSELVSRVMTRSPHVTDPQQLAAAILAEKAQTGY from the exons ATGGGCCAGAAGGACCATGTGGAAGCAGCAGCAGGCCACATCCTCGACCTGGGGTTGGATTTGGAGTATCTCCACATAGCAGGGGCTGACTGGCAGGCTGGCGGTGCTGACAAACCCCCTGCTATGGAGGAGCAGGGGGAGTGCTCCAgcaacagcagcacacttgagcCTTCTGTACCGGTTACAGCAGAGGAAAATGTCAGGTCCAGTGCTGAATGCGAGTTGGCACCATGTTTCGGTGCTGCACTCGCCACTAGCCCAGACCCGATTGGCGGAGAGAGTGGATTACCTCATGGCAAGAACAGCCACCAGCCGCTATGTCGGACCCCTTGCGTGGATTTGGGGACTGACGGGCCTCCTGAGCTACCATCTGAATTTCCACCAGAGCTTGGTCAAGATATCCACCCAGCCAGCTACCCATGCAAGCACCCAACTGAAGCGCCATCATGTCCATCTCCGTCAGAGTCGGCATCTGAGGACAGCGTGAAAGAATACCGGGCTAAGCTGGACTTTGCCCTGAAGTTAGGGTACTCTGAGGAAACCGTTCGACAGGTGCTGTCCAAACTTGGCCCAGACACCCTTATCAATGACATACTGGGAGAGCTGGTCAAATTGGGAAGCAAGACAGATAGTGAGCAGCAGTCTGGGTCGTTGGCCTCtacatcttcatcttcatcttcctCCTGTGGTTGTTCCGATGTGCTGGAGGGCCAGCGCTCTGACTCACCCTGCCCTTCAGATGTGCTGTGTGACCAGGACAATCTGCGACCAGTTGTGGTAGACGGCAGCAATGTAGCCATGAG CCATGGCAACAAGGAAGTGTTTTCCTGCCAGGGCATTCAGCTAGCTGTCGATTGGTTCCTTGAGCGCGGTCATCATGACATCACTGTGTTTGTGCCTGCATGGCGGAAAGAACAGTCCCGCCCTGATGCCCCTATAACAG ACCAGGAGATCTTGCGTCGCCTTGAGAAAGAAAAAGTCCTCGTCTTCACACCATCACGCCGTGTCCAAGGTCGACGGGTGGTCTGCTATGATGATCGCTTCATTGTCAAGCTAGCCTATGAGTCAGACGGCATCATCGTCTCCAATGACAACTACCGTGACCTGGCAAACGAGAAGCCAGAGTGGAAGAAATTCATCGATGAGCGTCTGCTCATGTATTCCTTCGTTAACGACAA GTTCATGCCCCCAGATGACCCACTTGGGCGCCATGGGCCAAGTTTAGACAACTTCCTGAGGAAAAGACCTGTAATCCCAGAACAGAAGAAGCAGCCTTGCCCATATG GAAAGAAGTGCACTTATGGCCACAAGTGTAAGTACTACCATCCAGAAAGGGGTACACAGCCCCAGCGCGCGGTGGCTGATGAGTTGCGTGCCAGTGCCAAGATCTGTGTTACCCCTAAGAACCAGGGTGACACTGGGCTGGTAAAGAGCCACAGTGTGCCAGCTGGCAGCATTGAGGCAAAAAAGGGAGCTCCAAAAAGACAGTCAGACCCAAGTATTAGAGCTCTGTCCTACAGTGACGCTGAGGAGAAACTGCTGGCCAAAGGGAGGGTGGAAAGTCAGAAGAGCATGTGTAGTAGTGGCGGCGGCAGTAGCTCGAGCAGCAGCAGTAGTTGCAGTGGCAGCGTAACCATCTCTCCTGCACCAGGAGGTCCTCTGTCTGGAATGAACCATCTCCAGGACCAGCCATCCAGAGCAGGCACTCCTCACGGTCATCTGCCTGCACCCAGCATTGACCTTTACCCTCACTGTGAATCTCCAGACTTGGGTTACTACACTGTAGCACGCGCCTACTCCGGCCTCAGCCTCTCCAGCCAGCGTAGCCCAGACTGTCACTGCCCCGCCGATGCAGACCAACGGCTCGGCTCCATGGGCTCAGCAGGCTCTGAATGTGGGAgcgaaagcagcatgagttgcgGGAGTAACTGCGACTTGCACAACGAAAGGCTCGGCCTTGGATGCCACACAGATAATTTTCAGGAAGATGGCGTTCACTATGCTAATCTCCACAGCCGCCCGTACCCCCCACATTCCACATCCAACCACGAGTTTTGTGGCCTTTATCCTTCCGATTACACAAATATTCAACACAGCCACCTATCGAATAGTGGTGTGCACAGCTACCATCTTAATGTGGCACACGAGCCGCCTCCTGACACGCCACCGAAGCGCCCCCTTTACCCCTTGCCCCCACATCTTCAGCACCAGCCACTGACTGCACGTTCCAGCTGTCCCGGGGACTACTACTCACTGCCCCAGTCTAGTCCTCACCCACCGGGCTCTCCCCTTGGACGCTGCCTTGCTCCCACCAGAGCAGACAGCGTGTCAGACTCTCACCTTTACGAACACCTCTCAACATCACACCATCACCATCGGCCAAAGGTTTTGCCCAGCTGGGACACCTACTGCAGGCAGCCACTGTTACCGCCATCTGCCTATCAAAGCCTTCCGGACACACGGCAGTTATCTTGGCAAGCCCCTCCATGGGCACATGACAACTACGCCCAGCACCACTCCTCTCAGCCAACTCTACACCAGTCCCCAACACGTTACCACCCACCACCTCCAGCACACTCTCACCCACCGCACGCCTCCGGCACACCTCTCCTGCCTTACACCACACACCTTACAGTACCTTCCCACACGTCTCCCTCCTACTTGCCCCAGCACCCAAAATCTCCTGCACACAGCTGCTACGGGGACATGAGGGAGAAGGTGTATGTCAACTTATGCAACATCTTCCCTTCGGAGCTGGTGAGCCGGGTGATGACGAGGAGCCCCCACGTCACAGATCCCCAGCAGTTGGCAGCTGCCATTCTCGCAGAGAAGGCACAGACAGGGTACTGA